In Halopseudomonas xinjiangensis, a single genomic region encodes these proteins:
- the dapF gene encoding diaminopimelate epimerase — MLLRFTKMHGLGNDFMVIDLVTQQAQLSPRLIRQWSDRHTGIGFDQLLVVEPPGQPDVDFRYRIFNADGSEVEQCGNGARCFARFVQDKRLTAKSEIHVETSGGLITLSVRDDGQVTVNMGAPRFTPADIPFQADQEALTYPLEVDGQLYDVAAVSMGNPHCVALVSDLQQLPLAQLGPLFENHARFPKRVNAGFMQIVDKHHARLRVFERGVGETQACGTGACAAAVAGIRAGHVVSPVTIELPGGPLQIEWAGPGQPVMMTGPAVRVYEGQIRV; from the coding sequence ATGCTGTTGCGATTCACCAAAATGCACGGCCTCGGCAATGACTTCATGGTCATCGACCTGGTGACACAGCAAGCACAATTGTCGCCACGTCTGATTCGTCAATGGAGCGACCGGCATACCGGTATCGGCTTCGACCAGTTGCTGGTCGTCGAGCCGCCGGGTCAGCCGGATGTCGACTTTCGTTACCGCATCTTCAATGCCGATGGAAGCGAGGTCGAACAGTGCGGCAACGGCGCGCGCTGCTTCGCCCGCTTCGTGCAGGACAAACGCCTGACCGCCAAATCGGAGATCCACGTCGAGACGTCCGGGGGGTTGATTACCCTGTCGGTGCGTGACGATGGTCAGGTGACAGTCAACATGGGCGCGCCGCGCTTCACTCCGGCAGATATCCCGTTTCAGGCCGATCAGGAAGCTCTCACCTATCCGCTGGAAGTCGACGGACAGCTGTACGACGTTGCCGCTGTATCGATGGGCAACCCCCACTGCGTGGCGCTGGTCAGCGATCTGCAGCAGTTGCCGTTGGCGCAGCTCGGGCCTCTGTTCGAAAACCATGCGCGGTTCCCCAAGCGGGTCAACGCCGGATTCATGCAGATCGTCGACAAGCATCACGCACGCCTGCGGGTGTTCGAACGCGGCGTTGGCGAAACACAGGCGTGCGGCACCGGCGCCTGTGCCGCTGCCGTCGCTGGCATCCGAGCCGGACATGTGGTCTCGCCGGTAACAATCGAGCTGCCCGGCGGACCACTGCAAATCGAGTGGGCTGGCCCGGGCCAACCGGTAATGATGACCGGCCCGGCAGTTCGGGTATACGAGGGGCAGATACGCGTATGA
- the lysA gene encoding diaminopimelate decarboxylase — MTAFDYRQGELHAEEVALSAIARQYGTPCYVYSRQAIESAWKAWDNALRDVPHMVCFAVKANSNLAVLNLLARLGAGFDIVSGGELERVLAAGGDPSRVVFSGLGKTADEMHRALEVGIHCFNVESAPELERLQQVAAELGVQAPVSLRVNPDVDAGTHPYISTGLKENKFGIDIVSAPAVYRRAADLPNIRVVGVDCHIGSQLTDDAPFIDALQRLLALIDQLAADGIRVEHLDLGGGLGVTYRDEQPPAPGDYLRKVSDMVAGRNLTLLFEPGRSIVANAGVLLTRVNLLKPTEHKNFAIIDAAMNDLIRPALYSAWMGIDAVRPRSDDAALDWDIVGPVCETGDFLGKDRRLALAEGDLLAVRSAGAYGFVMSSNYNTRGRAAEVMVDGGTTHLVRRRETVSELFAGESLLPEA, encoded by the coding sequence ATGACAGCTTTTGATTATCGCCAAGGCGAACTGCATGCCGAAGAAGTAGCGCTGTCGGCCATCGCCAGGCAGTACGGCACGCCCTGCTACGTCTACTCGCGCCAGGCCATCGAAAGCGCCTGGAAGGCCTGGGACAACGCGCTACGTGATGTCCCGCACATGGTGTGCTTCGCGGTCAAGGCCAACTCCAATCTGGCCGTGCTCAACCTGCTGGCTCGGCTGGGAGCCGGCTTCGACATCGTCTCCGGCGGCGAGCTGGAGCGCGTCCTGGCTGCTGGTGGTGATCCGTCCCGCGTGGTGTTCTCAGGCCTGGGCAAGACGGCCGACGAAATGCATCGCGCGCTCGAGGTCGGCATCCACTGCTTCAACGTCGAGTCCGCTCCCGAGCTGGAGCGTCTGCAGCAGGTTGCCGCCGAGCTGGGCGTACAGGCCCCGGTATCGCTGAGGGTGAATCCTGACGTGGACGCCGGCACCCATCCGTACATCTCGACGGGCCTCAAGGAAAACAAGTTCGGCATCGATATCGTCAGCGCTCCGGCCGTGTACCGCCGTGCCGCTGATCTGCCGAACATCCGCGTGGTCGGTGTCGACTGTCATATCGGCTCGCAGCTCACCGATGACGCGCCTTTCATCGATGCACTGCAGCGTCTGCTGGCGCTGATCGATCAGCTGGCTGCGGACGGCATCCGCGTCGAGCATCTGGACCTGGGCGGTGGACTCGGGGTGACCTATCGCGACGAGCAACCGCCCGCGCCTGGCGACTACCTGCGCAAGGTCAGCGACATGGTCGCCGGTCGCAACCTGACACTGCTGTTCGAGCCGGGCCGTTCCATCGTTGCCAACGCTGGCGTGTTGCTCACTCGCGTGAACCTGCTCAAGCCGACCGAGCACAAGAACTTCGCGATTATCGACGCAGCCATGAACGATCTGATCCGCCCGGCCCTGTACAGCGCCTGGATGGGTATCGACGCGGTTCGCCCGCGCAGCGACGACGCCGCGCTCGACTGGGATATAGTCGGCCCGGTGTGCGAAACAGGCGATTTCCTCGGCAAGGATCGTCGGCTGGCGCTGGCCGAAGGCGATCTGCTCGCGGTGCGTTCCGCCGGCGCCTACGGTTTCGTCATGAGTTCGAATTACAACACCCGTGGGCGCGCCGCCGAGGTCATGGTTGACGGCGGCACCACGCACCTGGTGCGCCGCCGCGAGACCGTCAGCGAGCTGTTTGCCGGCGAGTCCCTGCTACCCGAGGCCTGA
- the lptM gene encoding LPS translocon maturation chaperone LptM: MKPSFLILAGLILLAGCGQKGPLFLPQQTPAETVPPAQEELNQQPTDE, from the coding sequence ATGAAACCGAGCTTCCTCATCCTTGCCGGCCTCATCCTGCTCGCCGGTTGCGGTCAGAAGGGCCCGCTGTTCCTGCCACAGCAGACGCCGGCCGAGACTGTCCCGCCTGCGCAGGAAGAACTCAACCAGCAACCGACGGATGAATGA
- the cyaY gene encoding iron donor protein CyaY, whose translation MHELSEAAFNEQVDRIQDLIEHAVDDCGLDLEMDHVEGSLILRLPESGRIVIGRQPASRELWVATPSRTLHFGYLPDQGWLHDGEGESLGEVLSRVLSDLTGDEVELDVDEH comes from the coding sequence ATGCATGAGCTGAGTGAAGCAGCATTCAACGAGCAGGTCGATCGAATCCAGGATCTGATCGAACATGCAGTCGACGATTGCGGTCTGGACCTTGAAATGGACCATGTCGAAGGGTCGCTGATTCTGCGTCTTCCCGAATCCGGGCGCATCGTCATCGGCCGTCAGCCGGCGTCGCGCGAGCTGTGGGTCGCTACCCCGTCGCGGACCCTGCATTTCGGTTACCTGCCGGACCAGGGGTGGTTGCATGACGGCGAAGGAGAATCGCTTGGCGAGGTATTGTCGCGCGTACTCAGCGACCTCACTGGCGACGAGGTCGAACTGGATGTCGACGAACATTGA
- a CDS encoding DUF1289 domain-containing protein — protein sequence MSQPAGRQPSPCVRQCCLDADQCLGCGRLMPEILEWAAASDARQQQIIVAARARKQRRG from the coding sequence TTGAGCCAGCCAGCCGGTAGACAGCCCTCCCCCTGTGTCCGTCAATGCTGTCTGGATGCCGATCAGTGCCTGGGCTGCGGTCGGCTGATGCCGGAAATCCTCGAATGGGCCGCTGCCTCCGACGCTCGTCAGCAGCAGATCATCGTAGCCGCGCGGGCGCGCAAGCAGCGTCGCGGCTGA
- a CDS encoding class I adenylate cyclase, translating into MQDRGEIRPLISEGIDRKTLATLYRRFMEVNQKRLRRVEQALGPRQHTVLQLIPLLFDVNHPLLPGYVSRQTPFGLPGFTPDSQQLLSAQALSRSFTYRRHPAGFSHQIQALYLMGSGGTIAQSDQSDLDIWVCHAPDLATPAVAELASKCQLITDWAATQGCEAHFHLVNPASFARGDRDNELSTEDCGSSQHYLLLDEFYRTAVLLGGRFPLWWLVPDYEEAGYPDYTRQLIDKRFIRQHESLDLGHLAQIPAGEYVGAGLWQLYKGIESPYKSVLKLVLTEVYASEHPQAQCLSLDFKRAVYANRLDVDELDPYVMLYRRLESYLLSRGETERLELIRRCLYIKADVRLSRRSGTLSWKRTLMEKLVREWQWGPRQLQQMDARNEWRVREVAQERRQLVRELTHSYRLLSHFGRSHGVINNITSRDLSLLGRRLYAAFERKAGKVEVVNPGIAPDISEDLLTLALRGDQAQPNWSLYHGTLGIGELSDQPPIKRTQHLIELLAWAHRNGLADAATRFAVHPGSSDLTEFEVNQLMTSMQQLFPLPLPALTEAALLRAAQPCQILLLVNVGLDPMPGASQKNVHLISSHTDALGYSGLRDNLIRSIDQIALNSWNELMVTRFEGEDACLLALADYLNKGRENGRVPELHARSFCRNRSAAIAERVEGLFRDAATNVLNDPPGRFLIQVQNHFNVLEQRADGIELTELPDQERLMRYLGTARPSYSRLALDGYALPGQDIGTVLQHDIPSRIQVFYRLLPGNLAEVSVLDERGAFWRSRQPYRDERTLLLPMLRFLHSIRLRRQASMTLESSLGEGEVLVYRIQPPSDGRPLHVEPIAVAAQGIETDYFPVQAIAQPADRQQLSVTIFCDQSEFSQLEYGDQLYAAAARHILGRRRSLEVYPCYITDLDLSVLDQTGNLHTVQYLRYRQQLEDTLNAALEAQRR; encoded by the coding sequence GTGCAGGACCGTGGCGAAATTCGGCCGCTGATCAGCGAAGGGATCGACCGGAAGACGCTCGCCACGCTCTACCGGCGCTTCATGGAAGTCAACCAGAAGCGTCTACGCCGCGTCGAGCAGGCTCTAGGGCCGCGCCAACACACGGTATTGCAGCTGATTCCGCTGCTCTTCGACGTCAACCATCCCCTGTTGCCTGGCTACGTGTCGCGGCAGACGCCGTTCGGCCTGCCGGGCTTCACTCCCGATTCGCAGCAGTTGCTGAGCGCTCAGGCGCTGTCGCGCAGCTTTACCTATCGACGTCATCCGGCCGGCTTCAGCCATCAGATCCAGGCGCTGTATCTGATGGGCAGTGGCGGGACCATTGCCCAATCCGATCAAAGTGACCTCGACATCTGGGTCTGTCATGCGCCCGATCTGGCTACACCTGCCGTGGCGGAATTGGCCAGCAAATGCCAGCTGATCACCGACTGGGCGGCAACCCAGGGCTGCGAAGCGCACTTTCATCTGGTCAACCCGGCAAGCTTCGCCCGTGGCGATCGCGACAATGAACTGAGCACGGAGGACTGCGGCAGCAGCCAGCATTATCTGTTGCTCGACGAGTTTTACCGTACCGCCGTCCTTCTCGGCGGCCGCTTTCCCCTGTGGTGGCTGGTCCCGGATTACGAAGAAGCCGGTTATCCGGACTACACCCGCCAGCTGATCGACAAGCGTTTCATCCGACAGCATGAAAGTCTCGACCTGGGCCACCTTGCACAGATTCCGGCCGGCGAATACGTGGGCGCCGGTCTCTGGCAGCTGTACAAGGGCATCGAATCACCCTACAAGTCAGTGCTGAAACTGGTGCTGACCGAGGTGTACGCCAGCGAGCATCCCCAGGCCCAGTGTCTGAGTCTCGACTTCAAGCGCGCCGTGTACGCCAACCGGCTGGATGTGGATGAGCTCGACCCCTACGTCATGCTCTATCGGCGTCTGGAGAGCTACCTGCTGTCGCGCGGCGAAACGGAACGGCTGGAGCTGATACGACGTTGTCTGTACATCAAGGCCGACGTGCGTCTGAGCCGGCGCAGCGGCACGCTCAGCTGGAAGCGCACGCTGATGGAAAAGCTGGTGCGCGAGTGGCAGTGGGGGCCACGTCAGCTCCAGCAGATGGATGCCCGCAATGAATGGCGCGTGCGAGAGGTTGCCCAGGAGCGCCGCCAACTGGTTCGCGAACTGACTCATAGCTATCGCCTGCTGTCGCACTTTGGTCGCAGCCACGGCGTGATCAACAACATCACCAGCCGCGACCTGTCACTGCTCGGCCGGAGGCTCTATGCTGCCTTCGAGCGCAAAGCGGGCAAGGTCGAGGTGGTCAACCCGGGCATCGCACCGGATATCAGCGAAGATCTGCTGACCCTCGCCCTGCGCGGCGATCAGGCTCAGCCAAACTGGTCGCTGTACCACGGCACGCTGGGCATCGGCGAACTGTCCGACCAGCCGCCCATCAAGCGGACCCAACACCTCATCGAACTCCTCGCCTGGGCTCACCGCAACGGGCTTGCCGACGCCGCGACCCGTTTTGCCGTGCATCCGGGCAGCAGCGACCTGACCGAGTTCGAAGTGAACCAACTGATGACCAGCATGCAGCAGCTCTTTCCGCTGCCGTTGCCGGCCCTCACCGAAGCCGCTCTGCTCCGGGCCGCGCAGCCCTGTCAGATTCTGCTGCTGGTCAATGTCGGGCTAGACCCGATGCCCGGCGCGAGCCAGAAAAACGTTCATCTGATCAGCAGCCATACCGATGCGCTGGGCTATTCCGGGCTACGCGACAACCTGATCCGCAGCATCGACCAGATCGCCCTCAACAGCTGGAACGAACTGATGGTGACGCGCTTCGAAGGGGAGGATGCCTGCCTGCTGGCGCTTGCCGATTATCTGAACAAGGGCCGGGAAAACGGGCGCGTACCAGAGCTGCACGCGCGCAGCTTCTGCCGAAATCGTTCAGCGGCGATCGCCGAGCGTGTCGAGGGGCTGTTTCGCGACGCTGCCACGAATGTGTTGAACGATCCGCCAGGGCGCTTCCTGATTCAGGTGCAGAATCACTTCAACGTACTGGAGCAGCGCGCGGACGGAATAGAGCTTACCGAGCTGCCGGACCAGGAGCGCCTGATGCGCTATCTCGGCACGGCGCGGCCCAGCTACAGCCGGCTCGCCCTCGATGGCTACGCGCTGCCCGGGCAGGATATCGGCACCGTGCTACAGCACGATATCCCCAGCCGCATTCAGGTTTTCTACCGTTTGCTGCCGGGCAACCTGGCCGAGGTCAGCGTGCTCGACGAGCGCGGCGCATTCTGGCGTAGCCGCCAGCCGTACCGCGACGAACGCACGTTGCTGCTACCCATGCTGCGGTTTCTGCACAGCATCCGTCTGCGCCGCCAGGCGAGCATGACACTGGAAAGCAGCCTGGGTGAAGGCGAGGTGCTGGTGTACCGGATCCAGCCGCCGAGCGATGGCCGACCGCTTCACGTTGAACCGATAGCGGTGGCTGCCCAGGGAATCGAGACCGACTACTTCCCGGTCCAGGCCATCGCCCAGCCGGCGGACCGTCAGCAACTGAGCGTGACCATCTTCTGTGACCAGAGCGAGTTTTCCCAGCTTGAATACGGCGATCAGCTGTACGCAGCCGCCGCACGACACATTCTAGGTCGTCGCCGCAGCCTGGAAGTCTACCCGTGCTATATCACCGATCTGGACCTGTCCGTGCTCGACCAGACCGGAAACCTGCATACCGTGCAATATCTACGCTACCGACAACAGCTGGAAGACACGCTCAACGCGGCGCTCGAGGCGCAGCGGCGCTGA
- a CDS encoding TIGR02647 family protein, with amino-acid sequence MLTPEEVAEINLLNQFNLSNTREGLKIHDHDASPETVAAAARLHERGLTSLPDGGYLTSLGLDAAEHAQTLITILRTR; translated from the coding sequence ATGCTCACGCCCGAAGAAGTCGCCGAAATCAATCTGCTCAACCAGTTCAACCTGAGCAATACCCGCGAAGGCCTGAAAATTCACGACCACGATGCCTCCCCGGAGACCGTGGCAGCAGCGGCGCGGTTGCACGAACGCGGCCTGACCAGCCTGCCTGACGGCGGCTACCTGACCAGCCTTGGCCTGGATGCTGCCGAGCACGCCCAAACGCTGATTACCATTCTGCGCACGCGTTGA
- a CDS encoding glutathione S-transferase — translation MLTLHGFNVSNYFNMVKLALLEKGVDFKINVVHPSQDEAFLKISPRGKVPCLETEHGCFSETNVILEYLEETQRGKPLLPKDPFERANVRALAKEIELYIELPARSCYPEVFFGGKVDQAIKDKAKADLLNGVAALKRHGEFSPYVAGNDMTIADLMFLYSIDLASIVAKKAFGIDLLADFPEAKELLELLGRNPHVQQIEADKKAEMAAFVAAAQAKR, via the coding sequence ATGCTTACCCTGCACGGATTCAACGTCAGCAACTATTTCAATATGGTCAAACTGGCGCTGCTGGAAAAGGGCGTGGACTTCAAGATCAACGTGGTGCATCCCAGCCAGGACGAGGCGTTTCTCAAGATCAGCCCGCGCGGGAAGGTGCCCTGTCTGGAAACCGAGCATGGCTGTTTCAGCGAAACCAACGTGATTCTGGAATACCTGGAAGAAACCCAGCGGGGCAAGCCGCTGTTGCCGAAGGATCCCTTCGAGCGGGCCAACGTCAGAGCGCTGGCCAAGGAAATCGAGCTATATATCGAACTGCCGGCTCGATCCTGCTACCCGGAAGTCTTTTTCGGTGGCAAGGTCGATCAAGCCATCAAGGACAAGGCCAAGGCCGATCTGCTCAATGGTGTGGCCGCGTTGAAACGGCACGGTGAGTTCTCGCCCTACGTGGCGGGTAACGACATGACTATCGCCGATCTAATGTTCCTGTACAGTATCGATCTGGCTTCGATCGTGGCGAAGAAGGCGTTCGGCATAGACTTGCTGGCCGACTTTCCCGAAGCGAAAGAACTGCTCGAGCTGCTCGGCAGGAACCCGCATGTGCAGCAAATCGAAGCGGACAAGAAGGCCGAGATGGCCGCCTTTGTCGCGGCTGCCCAGGCCAAGCGCTGA
- a CDS encoding beta-ketoacyl synthase, whose product MSRLPVIVGFGGYNAAGRSSFHHGFRRTVVESLPATERQETLAGLAVMMKLVSVEDGQYLDEERGVLTPADIEARFGETILEGTLVRRIEKRYLDVDAAHWQKNLTVTGEAGKPFSFMTLAKQLPEPLPSDWAVEPLNETEVMVTMYDGCDMKLDSYRPLPVKSAGQLPSGFDPAELYASRFHPRGLQMTIIAATDALRSTGLEWKTIVNHVQPDEIAVFASSAMSQLDENSFGGLMQSRLKGNRVSAKQLALGLNSMPADFINAYILGSVGTTGAITGACASFLYNLQKGTEMITSGRARVVLVGNGEAPVTQECIEGYGAMGALATEDGLRAIEGRDDVDFRRASRPFSQNCGFTLAESAQFFLLMDDELALELGADIHGAVTDVFINADGFKKSISAPGPGNYLTMAKAVHSAMQVVGEASVRSRSFVHAHGSSTPANRVTESELLDRIADAFGIADWPIAAAKAFVGHSLASASADQLASALGTFKYQIVPGIKTIDEVAGDVHQKHLRISNRDLMRSDDPLEVCFINSKGFGGNNASAVVLAPSVVERMLRKRHGEATYNEYAARRETTRAAATAYDLRALKGQLDIIYNFGNDMIDDRELRITTTEIKVPGFDQPLVFRKDDRFGDMID is encoded by the coding sequence ATGTCGCGTTTGCCCGTAATCGTCGGCTTCGGTGGCTACAACGCCGCCGGCCGCAGTTCGTTTCACCATGGCTTCCGCCGCACTGTGGTGGAGTCGCTTCCCGCTACCGAACGCCAGGAAACCCTGGCCGGCCTGGCGGTGATGATGAAACTGGTAAGCGTGGAGGATGGGCAATACCTCGACGAAGAACGCGGCGTGCTCACGCCTGCGGACATCGAGGCGCGGTTCGGCGAAACCATTCTGGAAGGCACCCTGGTCCGGCGCATCGAAAAGCGCTACCTCGACGTGGACGCCGCGCACTGGCAGAAGAATCTGACGGTCACCGGCGAGGCAGGCAAGCCGTTCTCATTCATGACCCTGGCCAAACAGCTCCCCGAGCCCTTGCCCTCGGACTGGGCGGTCGAGCCGCTGAACGAGACCGAAGTCATGGTCACCATGTACGACGGCTGCGACATGAAACTGGATAGCTATCGTCCGCTACCGGTGAAATCCGCCGGTCAGCTGCCCAGCGGCTTCGACCCGGCCGAACTCTACGCTTCTCGCTTCCACCCGCGCGGCCTGCAGATGACCATCATCGCGGCGACCGATGCGCTGCGCTCCACCGGGCTGGAGTGGAAGACCATCGTCAATCATGTCCAGCCGGACGAAATCGCCGTTTTCGCCAGCAGCGCCATGAGCCAGTTGGACGAGAACAGCTTCGGCGGGTTGATGCAGTCGCGCCTCAAGGGTAACCGGGTGAGTGCCAAGCAGCTCGCGCTGGGCCTGAACAGCATGCCCGCCGATTTCATCAACGCGTACATCCTCGGCAGCGTCGGCACCACTGGCGCGATCACCGGCGCCTGCGCGAGCTTTTTGTACAACCTGCAAAAAGGCACCGAGATGATTACCAGCGGCCGCGCACGCGTGGTGCTGGTGGGTAACGGCGAAGCGCCGGTCACCCAGGAATGTATCGAAGGGTATGGCGCCATGGGTGCCCTGGCCACCGAGGACGGACTGCGAGCCATCGAGGGCCGGGATGACGTGGATTTCCGACGCGCCAGCCGTCCGTTCAGCCAGAACTGCGGCTTCACTCTGGCCGAGTCGGCACAGTTTTTCCTGCTGATGGATGACGAGCTGGCGCTGGAGCTCGGCGCCGATATTCACGGCGCAGTGACTGATGTGTTCATCAATGCCGACGGCTTCAAGAAGTCCATTTCCGCGCCGGGACCGGGCAACTACCTGACCATGGCCAAGGCCGTGCACAGCGCCATGCAGGTCGTCGGTGAGGCGAGTGTGCGCAGCCGCAGTTTCGTGCATGCACACGGCTCCAGCACCCCGGCCAACCGGGTCACCGAGTCCGAACTGCTCGACCGCATCGCCGACGCCTTCGGCATTGCTGACTGGCCAATCGCCGCGGCCAAGGCATTCGTCGGCCATTCACTGGCCAGCGCCAGCGCCGACCAGCTGGCTTCGGCGTTGGGCACCTTCAAGTATCAGATCGTGCCGGGCATCAAGACCATCGATGAGGTGGCCGGTGACGTGCATCAAAAACACCTGCGCATCAGCAACCGCGACCTGATGCGCAGCGATGATCCGCTGGAGGTCTGCTTCATCAACTCCAAAGGGTTCGGTGGCAACAATGCCAGCGCCGTGGTGCTGGCGCCCAGCGTGGTCGAGCGCATGCTGCGCAAGCGTCATGGCGAAGCCACGTACAACGAGTATGCCGCGCGCCGCGAGACGACCCGAGCTGCGGCTACGGCCTATGATTTACGCGCGTTGAAGGGTCAGCTGGACATCATCTACAACTTCGGCAACGACATGATCGATGACCGCGAGCTGCGGATTACCACGACAGAAATCAAGGTGCCGGGTTTCGATCAGCCGCTGGTGTTCCGCAAGGACGACCGCTTCGGCGACATGATCGACTGA
- a CDS encoding cupin domain-containing protein: MPLDRIIDFATSPTPAEHYRPAPEKILKGDPAQNVRNHYSSPDEQFSTGVWEAEPGQWSISYSEHEYCEILEGESILRDEQGNARTVRTGDRLVIPAGFSGTWEVVTRTRKVYVIYEPAK, translated from the coding sequence ATGCCACTCGACCGAATCATCGACTTCGCCACCTCCCCAACCCCAGCCGAACACTACCGTCCGGCCCCGGAAAAAATTCTGAAGGGCGACCCCGCCCAGAACGTGCGCAATCACTATTCCAGCCCCGACGAACAATTTTCGACCGGCGTATGGGAAGCCGAGCCAGGCCAATGGTCGATCAGCTATAGCGAGCACGAGTATTGCGAGATCCTCGAAGGCGAATCGATCCTGCGCGACGAACAGGGCAATGCCCGCACCGTGCGCACCGGTGACCGCTTAGTGATTCCAGCGGGCTTTAGCGGTACCTGGGAAGTGGTCACGCGTACACGCAAGGTCTACGTTATCTACGAACCGGCGAAGTAA
- a CDS encoding CoA-acylating methylmalonate-semialdehyde dehydrogenase — MTLQLTHYINGQRTAPSARTQTTYQPSTGEARGEVSLASVAEVEQAIEAGKQAFPAWAATTPLNRARVLFKYKALLEAHADELAELITREHGKVFDDAKGELTRGLEVVEFACGIPHLLKGEHTEQVGGGVDAWSVNQPLGVVAGIAPFNFPAMVPMWMFPIAIACGNTFIMKPSEKDPSVPLRLAELLTEAGLPDGVFNVVNGDKEAVDVLLTHPDIQAVSFVGSTPIAEYIYSKGCEHGKRVQALGGAKNHMLVMPDADLDQTVNALMGAAYGSAGERCMAISVAVAVGDEVADKLVAALSPKVKALKIGDGMSPGMEMGPLVSVQHLQKVKGFVDQGVNEGAELVVDGRETRVPGLESGYFMGGCLFDKVQPEMTIYREEIFGPVLCIVRVPDFATGVKLINEHEYGNGTAIFTRDGDAARQFCNVIQVGMVGVNVPIPVPMAFHSFGGWKRSLFGPLHMHGPDGVRFYTKRKAITSRWPTGIRSGAEFVMPTMK, encoded by the coding sequence ATGACCCTGCAACTGACCCACTACATCAACGGCCAGCGCACCGCGCCCAGCGCCCGCACCCAGACCACCTACCAGCCGTCCACCGGCGAAGCACGCGGCGAAGTCTCGCTGGCGAGCGTTGCCGAAGTCGAGCAGGCCATCGAAGCCGGCAAGCAGGCGTTCCCGGCGTGGGCGGCGACCACACCGCTGAACCGTGCGCGCGTTCTGTTCAAATACAAGGCATTGCTCGAGGCGCATGCCGACGAGCTGGCCGAGCTGATCACCCGTGAGCACGGCAAGGTGTTCGATGACGCCAAGGGCGAGCTGACACGCGGCCTGGAAGTGGTCGAGTTTGCCTGCGGCATTCCGCACCTGCTCAAGGGCGAGCACACCGAGCAGGTCGGCGGAGGGGTCGACGCCTGGTCGGTCAATCAACCGCTGGGCGTGGTAGCGGGCATCGCCCCGTTCAACTTCCCGGCGATGGTCCCCATGTGGATGTTCCCGATCGCTATTGCCTGCGGCAACACCTTCATCATGAAGCCCTCCGAGAAAGACCCGAGTGTACCGCTGCGCCTGGCCGAACTGCTTACCGAAGCAGGCCTGCCGGATGGTGTTTTCAACGTGGTCAATGGCGACAAGGAAGCGGTCGATGTATTGCTGACGCACCCGGACATCCAGGCGGTGAGCTTCGTCGGCTCCACGCCGATCGCCGAGTACATCTATTCCAAGGGCTGCGAACACGGCAAGCGCGTGCAGGCGCTCGGCGGCGCCAAGAACCATATGCTGGTGATGCCCGATGCGGACCTTGATCAGACCGTCAATGCGCTGATGGGCGCAGCCTATGGCAGTGCCGGCGAGCGCTGCATGGCGATCTCTGTCGCGGTAGCTGTTGGCGACGAGGTAGCGGACAAGCTGGTGGCCGCGCTCAGCCCGAAGGTCAAGGCGCTCAAGATCGGCGACGGCATGAGCCCGGGCATGGAGATGGGTCCGCTGGTGTCTGTGCAACACCTGCAAAAGGTGAAGGGGTTTGTTGATCAGGGCGTCAACGAAGGCGCCGAACTGGTCGTCGACGGTCGTGAAACCAGGGTGCCAGGGCTGGAAAGCGGCTACTTCATGGGTGGCTGTCTGTTCGACAAGGTTCAGCCGGAGATGACCATCTACCGCGAAGAGATATTCGGCCCGGTGCTGTGCATTGTCCGTGTGCCGGATTTCGCTACCGGCGTGAAGCTGATCAACGAGCACGAATACGGCAACGGCACGGCGATCTTTACTCGCGACGGCGATGCGGCCCGCCAGTTCTGCAATGTCATCCAGGTCGGCATGGTCGGCGTGAACGTGCCTATCCCGGTGCCCATGGCGTTTCACAGCTTCGGCGGCTGGAAGCGTTCACTGTTCGGACCGCTGCACATGCATGGTCCCGATGGTGTGCGCTTCTATACCAAGCGCAAGGCGATTACCTCCCGCTGGCCCACCGGGATTCGTTCGGGTGCCGAGTTCGTGATGCCGACGATGAAGTGA